In Cryptococcus neoformans var. neoformans B-3501A chromosome 11, whole genome shotgun sequence, the genomic window caaggagaaggatcaAGATCCGAAGAGGTTATTGAACCTGTTTGATCAGTATGTTGAGGTATTTGAGTTGACCGAAGGGGTCGCGAAAGAGTTTGGGCTATGGTAAGGGCAGGGAATCTTTTGTGGGAAATATGAGAAGTAGCATTGTAAAATTACGTATATCAACATGACGTTTGCATTATTATTAACTGAGAATCTACGGCTCTATCTCCGCAGCTGAACGTCAAATGTTCTTGTAGCCACCCTTTCAGCTTGCTCAGCGGAATGTGTGATCCATACAAGCGCCTTGAGCCCCGTGTCCCTGCCGCGCTGAAATAGATGTTATGAGCATGGTACACACTCAATCATTGACTCACAGATGATTGATTATCTAACAAGTTGACCAAGCTTCGCTCAACACGTTTCGATgactcttcatccaacGCCGACGTAGGTTCTAAAATCTATCAGCTCGATATTTCCAAAGGCTCTTTTTACTCACCGTCCAAAAGTAATACCTCTGCGCCTCCAATGCCAACAGCCAGCGCCAAAGCTAATCGCTGAgcttctcctccactcaGTGTATCCCAgttccttctccacatGGTTTTTTCAATTCCCCAATCTGCCGCAAGATCCATAGGATCAATCCTGTCTCCCGTTCCGTTCTCCTTGGCCTCTTGACTAGCCTTTCTAGCAGAGAACTTTTTGATTGTTTCCAGTAGGTCGTAAGGAGTGCCAGGCAAGATGCTCGGTCTTTGCGGGACATACTGAACCTTTACTCGCCAGTTGGGAACACCCATTTCTTGGGAAGACTGGCCGTGCAATTCGATGGCACCGGATTGGTAAAGGTTCAATTCGGCCATGCATTTGAGCAGTGTCGATTTACCTGACCCAGAGGGACCTCGGATGACAAGGACTTCACCCTCGGACACATCCAAGGAGAGATTGTCGAGGATGGGCGAGCCGGAGTCTCGATTTATTGTAAGATCCTTGATTGTCAAGAAGGGTCGAGGCATGGCGAGCCAGTTTACGGGCTTTTGACAGTTGAAATAGCGGGTAAGTAACAGGAAGAGATGCGCGCAAATATCTGAGTCACCTGGGAAAATACCTGCCGGTAAACCCGAATTGCACGACGTCATGCCCGTGCCTGAGTCGATCTTTCCGCTGTATTCTCTTTTATTCTGGACTTACACACATAGTTGTTGCAGCGTCCTTCTGCTACGTTTGTGCTTACTCCGCTTATTCGACTGTATAAGATATGTGCAATAAATGTTCAGGATGTGGTATCTACGAATATGCTACTGTGACCCGAGAGATACGAGGCAATTATCCAATATTGCAGTAAACAAAATCAGTAACGACGGTCGACAGCACATAATAAGCAATTTCATGCCCCGTTTGAAAGTATCCATCAGATATATGCAGATAAAGTGCTTCCATCACATGCTTTTCCTTTAATATAGTCCCTACTACAATAGTGTTTACTCGACATCGTCAAGCTGCTTACCCAAATTATTCAGCAACCCAAACTTTTCAGTAACGGCAGGTAACGACTCACGCTGGCATTGTTGGACTTGTCCTCAGCAGGCTtgacctcatcctcctcaccagagccttcttcctcatcatcaccgAAGTTAGGACCGGAGCCAGCACCGCCCATGTCGCCCATAGCACCCATGCCGCCCATCTGTTCCATAAGCTTGGACTGGAATTTTATGTCAGAAACTGTTAAGGTgtgaggagaaagaaaccCACGAAATCCATTCCTTCCATACCGCCCCCCATGCCAGGCATACCACCCATACCACCCATGCCGGGCATACCACCCATACCACCCATGCCGGGCATACCACCCATACCGCCCATACCTTCCATACCTTCCATACCGGCGCTCAGGCTACGAGGAAAGAGATTAGCTTCTGCTATTATTGAATCATCAGATGAGACTCACTCCTCAGTACCTTCTtgctcgtcctcgtcgacCCACTGAGCGTCATGTCAGCATTTCAGCCAGCTTGAAACGTTATCCGCTATCTTACCTTGGAGAAATCGGTCTTGACCCAGTTCCTGTTGGGCTTCTCCTTGGTCAATCGGGGCCAATACTCCGCCTgagcttccttcttcctgaGGACAAGGACGATAGCTCGGGAAGTGACGACCTTCTTGGTTTCCTGTACGCCCGAGTCAGTATGCACCCTTTGAAAAACACGACAAAACCTTGATACGAACCTCGGGAATGACCTCACCCCACAATTGAAGGTCGAAAGAGTACTCCTTCTCGGGGATACCATTGGAGGCACTAGTATTTATGTACGTCAACTAACAGCCCCCGAGATCGTGGACACGACTCACTCGCCAGCCTTAGCCCTGAAAGAGATCTCAGTGGGTTTGACGTCCAATTTGTATTCATCTTGGATGTCAGGGGCATTGATAGTGAAGTAGATGATGTTCTAGATTCAACGGGCCAAACAGGATCCAAATGTCAGCCTCAGCTCTAATCCATA contains:
- a CDS encoding hypothetical protein (Match to ESTs gb|CF189094.1|CF189094, gb|CF189095.1|CF189095), yielding MAPLHPEITYAERSSASEPEKNIIYFTINAPDIQDEYKLDVKPTEISFRAKAGDASNGIPEKEYSFDLQLWGEVIPEETKKVVTSRAIVLVLRKKEAQAEYWPRLTKEKPNRNWVKTDFSKWVDEDEQEGTEDLSAGMEGMEGMGGMGGMPGMGGMGGMPGMGGMGGMPGMGGGMEGMDFSKLMEQMGGMGAMGDMGGAGSGPNFGDDEEEGSGEEDEVKPAEDKSNNASLDDVE
- a CDS encoding hypothetical protein (Match to ESTs gb|CF192281.1|CF192281, gb|CF190903.1|CF190903, gb|CF184588.1|CF184588; HMMPfam hit to ABC_tran, ABC transporter, score: 116.9, E(): 4.8e-32) yields the protein MPRPFLTIKDLTINRDSGSPILDNLSLDVSEGEVLVIRGPSGSGKSTLLKCMAELNLYQSGAIELHGQSSQEMGVPNWRVKVQYVPQRPSILPGTPYDLLETIKKFSARKASQEAKENGTGDRIDPMDLAADWGIEKTMWRRNWDTLSGGEAQRLALALAVGIGGAEVLLLDEPTSALDEESSKRVERSLVNLLDNQSSRGRDTGLKALVWITHSAEQAERVATRTFDVQLRR